A segment of the Negativicutes bacterium genome:
TTCCATCACTAAGGTAGAGCTTTGCGTCAGTTCGGCGAGGTATTTCTTGATCAGCCGATATTGCATCCAATTCTGGCAGACTTGTCCGGTTTCACCGTAAGTCACCAGTTCATAGGGGTAGAGAGCAGTGGCAAAATCGAGGTTGTTATCGATCATTACCTGAAATGCTTTGCCTTCAATACACTGGCCGTGGTATTCATCAATCGCTTTGCCGCGGATTTGTCCTTCCGGACGGAAGCGGTAACCGTAGATCCGGCCGCGGGTCAGTAATTCTTCCAAAAATTCAGCCGCCAGTTCTTCATGAAATTCGTTGGGAACATAACGCAGCGCATTTTGTAAGGCAAGTCGAATATCGCTGGCTGATAATTTAGCGGTGCGTTTGGGAGCCCGGCGTATTTCTGCTGCAAAAGCAGGTTGTGCCGCAGGAACATCAGCAGCAGTTAAACGAAGAGTATAAGGTGCATCGTAAGACATTAAAAAAACCTCCTCATGTCGTCATCGCGGGATTGGTAATCGCTGAGATCAGAAAGCAATTTAGCGTTCTGTTTATTTAGTTTAATTCCCAAGGCAGCAATGGGTTTCCTGCTTTTTTTGTGAAATTTGCAGCTGCTAAAAATAGCAAAGGAAAAGAGCAAGAAAGCCAAAAGCCGAAAAGGTATTTCCTCAATGAGGAGAGAATTTACTACCACAAGACGCATCAAAGCACTGATGTTAGCGCAATAGGGTGTGGCTAATCCATTTGATGTTGAAAAAAAGTTCAGGAGGAGCGAAACATGGATATGATCATCCGCCGGGCAAAATGGGACGATTTGGAGGCTGCTTGTGTGGTAGAAGGGGCCGCGATCAAAGGAGCGCAGTATCTTTCATTGGTTGCCGACGAATTTATCAATGATCCAATCGGTGAACTGAGCGTAGCCGAAGTGGACGGTAAGATTGTGGGTGTGGGCAAATTCACTGTGCTTTACGATGGCGGCGCTTGGTTGGAAACGTTGCGTGTCGATCCGAATTATCAGGGCAGAGGCATTGGCAAAGCGTTTTATAATCGTTTTTTTGAGAATGCCGCCCGCCTTGGTATCACACGTATGGGCATGTATACCGGTTTTACCAATCAGGTCAGCAAAGGCTTGGCCTTGCGTTATGGTTTTACAGTCACCGGTCAGTATCGGGGGGCTAATTTAGCAATCACAGCGCAGACCGCGGTGGATGAAACCGTCGCAGCGGATTTTCGTTTGCTGAATGAAGATGAAGCCGAGCAGCAGCTGGCAGGCATGGCGGAGAAGTGGAATGGGCATATGGTGATGAACCGCACTTTTTATCCGATGAATGCAGGACTTTACCGCGGCTTAGCTAGAGAAAACAAAGTCTTTTATGATGAAAAAGGAGATAATCTCGTCGTCTTAGGAGCCCGTTTCATTCCGCAGCAAGCTTTGCATATTGGCTTATACCGGGGCGATGCCAAAAAGTGCCTCGAATTTGCTAAAATTGAAGCAAAGAAGCGGCAGGTTCCCAAGCTGACCATCATGTTCCCGCCGCAGGCCGCCGATGTGCAGCAAGCTGTGCTTGAGGCTGGCTTTACTCTGGAAGGCGGCGATTGTATCGTCTGTGAATGGTATGCAAAATAACTTCGCTGCCGTTCTGTGGCTGAAGAGGAGGCTGACCTTATGAAAAAGCATATTGCGATGTATCCGGGGACGTTTGATCCGATCACCAACGGGCATTTGGATATCATCCAACGTTCCTGCAAATTGTTCGATGAAGTCTATGTGACGATCTTGCTGCATCCCACCAAGAAAACATTGTTTACGCTGGAGGAGCGCCTGGCTCTAATGCGCCAGGCAATCACAGACATGCCGCAGGTCAAGGTTACTTATTATACAGGTCTTACGGTCGATTATTGCCGCGAGATCGGTTCGGAAGTGATTATCCGCGGTTTACGTGCGATGATGGATTTTGAATATGAATTTCAAATTGCGGCGGCTAATCAGTATCTGGATGATGATATTGAGATGTGTTTTTTAATGACGCATCAGAATTTCGGTTTTGTTTCTTCTTCCACCGTGAAAGAGATTGCTTCCTACGGTGGCAAACTGGATGGTCTGGTGCCGCTCTGCGTGGCAAAGGCGCTCTATAAAAAATATGGTATTGTCAGGCAATAAACAAGCAAAGAAGGAGGATGATTTCAGATGCCGACCTTGATTTTTAAGGGAATCAAACAAGAAGAATTACAGGTGCTGGCGAAACCACTGGTCAACAAACTGACCGAAGTGATCCAATGCCGCAAGGAAATTTTAACGCTGCAGTGGCAGCCGGCGGTTTTCTTTGATGCGGAAGGTCAAATTGTCAGTAAGCCGTATGTGGATGTACATTGGTTCGTCAGACCGCAGGAAGTGCAGGATCAGACCGCCAAGACCATCGTAGAGATGATTAAAACCTTGGGTTATGAAAAAGTGAAAGTAAACTTTACCATCATGGACCGCAACGGCTATTACGATTTATAAAAAATCAGCAGGCAATGCTTTGAACGCCTTTTTTGAAAACGGGCAAGGCACTGCCTGCTTTTTCACTTGATCAGCAGGCTGGGCGGTCAGAGTTGTTTTTCTTGTGTTCGATTGCCGCTGCATCCGTGAGGCAAGCGGGTTGGAAAGGAGTAGAGATCCATTATGAAAAGTATGGTTTCTATCGAAAGAATCGAAAATGATTTGCAGAACCTGCGTCAGTTCGGCAAAACCGAGCAGGATGGTGTGACGCGGTTACCATTTACCGCCGAGGATAAGGCGGCCAGAGCCTATTTGCTGCAAGCGATGCAGGCGGCTGGGCTGCAGGTGCATCTGGACAGCGCTTCCAATGTTGTGGGGCATTGGCAGGGTTTGCAGCCGGAATTGCCTGTTTTGCTGATCGGCTCCCATTACGATACGGTGATCAACGGCGGTGCTTATGACGGTATTCTAGGCGTGGTTTGCGGTCTGGAAGTAGTCCGTGCCCTGCGGGATGCCGGTATCCAACCACAGCGTTCGCTGCAGTTGATCGCTTTCAACGATGAAGAAGGTGTGCGCTTCAAACGCGGATTCAGCGGCAGTCTGGCTCTGATCGGCCAGCTGAGCGAGGCGGAATTATACAGTGGTAAGGATATGAATGGAATTTCTCAGGCAGAGCTGATGCTGCAGCAAGGTTTCGTGCCGCAGCAAATCGCGTCGGCTCAGCGTCAGACGGAAGAAATCTTCGCTTATTTGGAATTGCATATAGAACAGGGACCGGTATTGGATCAAATCGGTTTGGATATTGGGGTGGTGACCGCAATTGTAGGCACGACGCGTTATTTTGTAGAGATCAACGGACAGGCAGACCACGCCGGTACCACGCCGATGACAATGCGCAAGGATGCTTTGGCCGCGGCAGCTGCGGTGATTGCCAAGGTGCCAGGCTATGCAGGGCTGGCCGATCCCAACGGGGTAGCTACGGTGGGTTACCTGAAGGTGGAACCTTGTGCTGTCAATGTAGTGCCGGCCAAAGTAATCTTCTCACTCGATATCCGCTCACAAAATGTGGAAGCGAAAGCTATGGTAGCGGCGCGCATTCTGCAGGAGGTTGAACAGGTCTGCGGGGATCAATTACAGCATCAGGTCACGCTGACCATGGCGGAAGAGCCGGTTGCCATGGACGCACATCTGCAGGATGTGATCGAACAGGCCGCCAGGCAGAACGGTTATACAGTGCAGAGAATGGTCAGCGGAGCCGGGCATGATGCGCAGATTGTAGCCAGAATCTGCCCGGTAGCTATGATTTTTGTGCCGAGTCAAGGCGGTCGCAGTCATTGTGCGGTGGAATATACCAGCCCGGAAGCCATTGCCAAAGGTGCTCAGGTTTTGCTCGATAGCGTAATTCAGCTGACAAAATAAGCATATGAGAACAAAAAGCGCTGCGGGTGAGTCGCCACTTGCAGCGCTTTTTTAGCAGCAGAAGCAAAGAATCGCAGCCGATCTTTGTGATTAACGGAGCAATGGCAGGAGCTGCTCTTTGTAGTTGGGCATGCGGCCGCTCTTCTGCAGCGAGCGCAGTAAGAAAAGGGCAGTGAAACCAATCGCTAAGCCGCTGATACTGCCCATCAGGATCAAAACCGGCAAATAAATCAGTAAACCAAAGGTCTGCATCAGCAGCATGGAGAGTATCATTTGAGCCACGTTGTGCGCCACCGCACCGGCTACGCTGATGGCCGGCAGAGAAAAACTGGGTGCAAAACGATTGGCCAGCCACCACATCACGCCAAAACTGAGCAAAGCACCGCTGCTGCTGAAAAGAAAAGCAGAGAAGCCCCCGCCAAAAAAACTCGCCAGCAAACAACGCAGCATAATCAGCAGCACGGATTGACCAAAAGGGAACCAAAAAAGGGCGGCTAAATTGATCAGATTGGCAAAGCCCAGTTTGGCACCGGGAAAAGGCAGAGCCGGCAGCGGTAGCATTTGTTCTACCATATGCAGAGCGAGACTGAGACTGAGACAAAGTCCCAGCCGAATCAATTGTTTGGTCGTCATTTTTACTCTCACCTGCTTTGTACTATTTGTTCAGCCGATAGGCCGGATTGGTCAATTCAAAACTGTTGCTTAAGCCGCTGCTAAGCGTGATGTTTTTGGCTTGATCAATCAGTACGTATCCGACTTCCGGGTAGTGCTGCAGCAGTGTGAGTCCCGCGTCTTTGCCCAAGACAAAGACCGCGGTAGAGAGCGCGTCGGCTAAGGCGCCGTCCCGGCAGATCATACTGGCGCTGATTAAATCGGAGGCAGCCGGGTAACCGGTTTTACTGTCCAGCAGATGGTGATAGCGCACACCATCCTGTTCAAAATAGCGCTCATAATCACCGGAAGTGGAAATGGTAGAATCGGTCAGCGGCAGAATGCCGACATAGTCATTGACCGTACCTCTGGGATCGGCGATGGCTGCCTTCCAGGCGATGTGGTTGGGTTTCTCGCCAACGGTCAAAAGATTGCCGTTGATCGAGATCAAAGCGCTGTCGATTTGATACTCCGCCAAAATGCGGAAAGCCTGGTCGGCGGCGAAACCTTTGGCAATGGCGCCAAAATCCAAGCCCATCCCGGCTTTGCTTAAAAACACTGTGCTTTCCGCCGCATTCACGACGATATCCCGATAATCCAAGAGAGGTAAGGCAGCAACAATTTCGGCTTCCGCCGGCCGATGCGCTCCGCCAAATCCGATCTGCCACAGTTTGACCAAAGGTCCAATGGCCGGATTGAAAGCGCCGTTGCTGGCCCCGGCAACCGTCAAGGCTTTTTGCAGAACTGCCATTGTCTGTTCGCTGACTTTGACCGGTGCGAGGCCCGCTTGCCGGTTGACGGTCAGCAGTTCGCTCTCCGTCAGGTTCACACTCATTAGCGTTTCCAAGTTTTGAAATTGTTGCATGAGAGCGTCGCCGGCAGCTTTGCTGTTCTTTGTCTCACCGTAGAGTTTGATCTGGATTAAACCACCGAAAGCAAAACCGGTAAATTCATAAGGTTCGGCGGATACTTGATTGCAGCCGCAGAGCAGAGCAATCAGCAGCAAGAGCAGCAGAAGTTTCGTTTTTATTTTCATCGGCATAAACCGCATTTTCCCCTTTCTCATCATGAGGGTAGTTGATACTTGTTTAGTTCTCTCTTTAGCAGTCCGGTCCCTTTTTCCGGCAGCCCCTCAAACGCAAAAGGTTATGAAAAAATATTACGTAACCGGAAGGATTTTACTGGCCGAATTGCTAATTAAATAAGAAAGGAGATTACTTTGAGACCAAAGCAGCGGCTGAAACCGTCGCTTTGGACAGGGGTAATTTCAAAATTAAAAAGGAGTGATAGTTCATGAGCCATGCTAAGATCACCTGTCCGACCAGTTTTTTTGGTCATCAACCGGGTGCAGCGCGTCAGCTGATTCGCTGGGAAAAAATCGTGGAATACTTTGAACAAATCGCAAAAGAAACCGACCGCATGATTTTGCAAAATGTCGGACCTTCTACCGAAGGAAATCCCTTTTTGGTTGCTTACATCTCTGCTCCAGAGAACTTAGCTCGTTTGGAAGAATATCGTCAGATCAATCTCAAACTGACCGACCCGCGCGGACTGGAACAAGCCGCCATCGATCAACTGGTGCAGGAAGGCAAGGCAATTGTCGTCCAGACGATGAGCTTACATGCCAGCGAAGTAGGCGGCACCCAAATGGCGCCCGAATTGGCTTATGATTTACTGACTGCCGAAACCGAAGAAGGCTTACGCATCCTCAAGGAAGTTATTTTCATTATGGTGCCCTGCTTCAATCCGGATGGCCAGATCATGGTGACCGATTGGTACAATAAATATCTGGGCACCGAATATGAGGGCTGCGGCATGCCGTGGCTCTATCACAAATATTGCGGACACGATAACAACCGCGATGCTTTCGCCTGGAATTTGATCGAATCCAGATATGTCGGCGAAATCCTGTTCAAAAATTGGCATCCGCAGGCCTTCCAGGATCATCATCATATGGGATCCTATGGCGCCCGTATTTATATCGCTCCTTACAGTGATCCGATTCATCCCAATCCCGATCCATTGGTTTGGAACGAACTCAGAATGTATGGTTCTCATATGGCCTACCGTTTGGAAGAAGAGGGCAAGCAAGGCGTGCTGACCGGCGGTCAATTCCCGGGCTGGGCGCATATGGGTTTCCATTGGTTTACCAATCATCATAATATTGCCGGTATGCTGACCGAATCAGCCAGCTGCAAGACAGCAACGCCGCTCTATATTTCTCCGGAACAGTTGGAAGGCGCCAAAGACCGTGTTTTCCCGGAATATCAACAGCAGGTCAATTTCGTCCATCCCTGGCCGGGTGGTTGGTGGACTCTCAGAGACATCGTAGAACAACAAAAGGTTACAGCCTGGGCCTTGCTCGACTGTGCTGCCCGCAACAAAGATATCATTTTGAGAAACTCCGTCAAAAAAGCGCAGCGGCAAACCGCGTTGGGTGCCAGTGAGAAACCGTATGGCTTTATTATTCCTATGGACAAACAAAACGATAAAGTGACGGCTCAAAAGTTGGTGAGAGTGCTGGAACAGCAGGGCATTGAACTGCATCTGGCCGACGAGACAATCAGCTCCGGCGATCTCAGCGCTGCTGCCGGCAGTATCGTTGTGTTTACCGCTCAACCAAAACGGGCTGCCATTCGGACCCTCTTAGCGCGAACCTTCTACAATGACAACTGGTTCTGCAAACGGGTGGACGGCAGGTCAAATGTCTATGATACCACCACCGATACCTATGCCGAATTCATGGGAGTGACAGTCCTGGAAGCCGAAAAACCCATTTTAGGCAAAACCCATAAGATCGAGAAGCTGGTTCCACTGCAAGGCAAGGTGGCGGATGCAAAGAAAATCGAAGCTTACGCTTTCAAAGCCAATTACAATGATTCGTTTATCCTGGCCAATATGCTGCTGGCGCAAGGATTTCCCGTTTGGCGGTCTGGTTGCTGCGGTAACTTCCTGACGGTGCCGGAGGCAAAAGAAGTATTGCAGGCCGGCGCTGCCAAATTTGGTTTTGAAGTCAGTGTTTTCCCGCATTCTTTGGCGGAAACGGAAAAAATGGAGTACAAGCCGGTACGTCTCGCGATTTACAAACGTTATCTGGGTGGCGCCATGGACGAAGGCTGGACTCGTCTCGTGATGGAACAATTCCAATTCCCCTTCATCACTATTATGGATCAGGATCTCCGGCAAGGTAATTTAATCGAAAAATACGATGTCATCTATATTCCGGCCGATCGCAAAGAAATGCTGACAGATGTGACCAAAGAAGCTGCTTTCGGCAGGATGCGTCAATATATGGGTGCCATACCGGAAGAGTATATCAGCGGCATCAAAGCAGAAGGCATTCAGGCACTCCAGGAATTCGTCAAAGCCGGCGGCCGTGTGGTTGCGCAAGCCGGATCCTGTGACTGGCTTGTGAAAGCGTTCGATCTTGGGCTGAAAAACGTGGTAGACGGCAAGACGATGGACGAATTCTTCACCAACGGCGCTACCTTACGCACCATCCATCTGGCGAATCCCATCAACTGGGGTATGCCGGAAGTGGGTTATACGCTCAATTTCGATAGTCCGGCGTATGTGATTACGGACAATAAGCATGCTGAAAATTATCAAGTTCTGGCAAAATATCCCGAACGTGATATTCTGCAGAGCGGATTATTGTATGGCGGCGATTTGATTGCCGGTAAAGCAGCGGCGGTCCGGGTTATTTATGGAGAAGGCGATCTCATCCTATTGGGTTATAACGCACAATATCGTGCCCAGACGGACGGCACCTACAAACCGTTCTTCAACAGTTTGATGAAGGTGAAATGAGCCTTTCTGTAGAACAAAATAAGGGAATGCGCTGCCAGGGTTCAGGCACAGCGCATTCCCGAAACAAGAAAGGCTTTCTGGTTCGAAGAGAGAGAGAGAAAGAAGCAAGCAGAGCCTTTCAGATGAAAGAGAGGATTTTAATCAATGGACATTAAGATTACCCGCACGACCAACCCCAAAGTACGGCCGGACGAAAGCAAACTGGGCTTCGGTAAGCTATTTACCGACCATATGTTTTTGCTGGACTATAACGAAGAAGAAGGTTGGCATGATCCCAGAATCGTTCCCTATGGGCCGATTGCGATGGACCCCGCTTCGATGGTTTTGCATTATGCTCAAGAAACATTCGAAGGCTTAAAAGCTTATCGCCGTGCCGATGGGCGCATTCAATTGTTCCGCCCCGAAGCCAATGCTGCCAGGATGGAACGCAGCAATCTGCGGATTGCCATGCCACCCGTGCCCAAAGCAGACTTTCTGCAGGCAGTGCGCGCACTGGTCAAAGTAGATCAGGATTGGGTGCCTCGTCTGCCGGAAACCTCTCTCTATATTCGCCCCTTCTGCTATGCAACGCAAGCCTCCGTCAGTGTGTCTGCCTCCAAAACCTATCAGTTTATCGTTCTGCTCTCGCCCTCCGGATCCTATTACCCGGAAGGTGTAAATCCGGTCAGGATTTTTGTGGAAGATGAGTTTGTGCGGTCGGTCAAAGGCGGTACCGGTGAAGCGAAGACCGGCGGTAATTATGCCGCTTCCATCATCGGTCAGGTCAAAGCGAAAAAGCTCGGCTATTCACAGGTGCTGTGGCTGGATGGGATTCATCGGAAATTTGTTGAAGAAGTCGGCACCACCAATATCATTTTTAAGATTCATGGTGAGATCATCACTCCGCCCCTGGATGGAACCATTTTACCGGGCATTACCCGCGATTCCGCATTGACCTTGATGCGTCATTGGGGATTGAAGGTCAGCGAACGCCAGCTTTCCATTGATGAAATCGTGCAGGCTTATGACGCAGGTCAGTTGGATGAAGTCTTTGCTGTCGGCACTGCCGCCGTGGTTTCTCCGGTTGGTGAATTGTTCTACAAAGGCAAGAAAATGATCATCAACAACTTTAAAAACGGCGAAATTGCCCAGAAAGTCTATGATACCTTAACCGGAATCCAATGGGGCAGAATACCCGACGAATTCGGCTGGACACAGATTGTCGATTAGTTCAAAATAGGTAAATACAAGACAATCCCGGATGTAGAAAAATAAACAGCTCTCCATGCAGTAGACACTCGAAATAACAAAAATTCGAGACTACGCTATGGGGAGCTGTTCAACTAAACACCGTCCTATTCGAACGGTGTTCTGCACGGAAGAAGAGCTTTTTTAAACCCGATAACTCTGCTTGGGGAAGTAAAGCAATCACCGAAGGAAATTGTACCGTCGGCGGTTATAAAAGAGAAAACCGGTGTTTCCCTTGAAGAACACGAAAAAGAACAATGTCTATCTACTGACTGACACTAAGTCAGCTTGAATGGTCTTTACTGCAACTTGAGCGTCATTTGCAAGGTCCTCAGCTTCCTGCCGATCAACGATCTTATAGTCTCCCTGGTTGATGAGCATGACCACCTTGCCATCGGCTTCAAGAACTTCACAGCGAACCAGATAGACACGGTCATCAATTGTCAAAAGGCGGGCATAACTACCTTCCTCAGAAACGCTGATCGTAAAAGTATTGCGAAGCTGTGTGGCAGCCATGATATTCAGTGAAGTAAAAGCAAGTGTAAAAGCTAGAAAAACAACCCAAACGACGGTTGTTTTTTTTACTGCGTTCAGGAGTCGATAGGAAAGCAGTAAAAGAGCGACTCCTAACCCAATAGCCAGATAAGGAGCAAGCCGGGAATTTACATAGCTTTCGCTAACCTTTGTCGCAAGAAACGTCAGAGCAACTGCGATAGGGAAATACAGCCACTTTTTTGAGGTAGGTTTGAGAAAAAACGGAATCTGCAGGAAACAGCTAACAGCAAGCGGAACCGTCGCCAGTTCTGCCAGAAAAATAGTGGGACTGCCACAGGAATACGCCCTGGTAAAGGGGACAAATACAGAGATGCCGAAGTAACGAAAAACGAAAAAGACAAATAGAGAACCAGAGATGCATTGGCATAAGCTTACCAAAAAAAGGAATCCACCCACTTCCAGCATTGTAAATTTCTTTTTTACTTCAAACTCACTTTTCATCTGTCTCCACCAAAACCTTTCCGTAATGAAAATGGATAGTTCAATTAGGCGCGCTGGTTATTCTTGATCAACGTAAATCAAAGGCTGATTGTTGCTCTTCATATCAGATATTAATGTCTAGTGCGCAGAAACTATCTCCTGTATTATCAAACAATAATATGTTACTGTAAGGCTTATCCTGGTTAATCTTGCACTAAAACCAATTTTGACATATGGGGCACTGCCAGTTATAGTTCTCCCGCCAATCTGCATATGTTTGGCATGCATTGCAATAAGGTGCCAAAACCTCTTCACTTGATATGAAATGTTGTCCAAGATAATGCTCAAAGCTACAGATAGCTATTCCATACAAAGCAATCTGCCATCTACCAGTTGTTATCATTGTAGCTATAGTTATAAAATCCTCAAAAGTAAAACTCCTCATAGCACCACATGCATAAGACATTTATCTTGTTCTGGATACTAAACCGCTAATCTTGTCATGAACCTCCAGCAATCTATACAACAGAGGATTTAGTAACAATTTATCACAATATGAATTTTACTATATAAAAGACAATTGTCAATATTAAATTAAATTCAAAATAAATATATTCTATGCGGAAATATTATGATATGAAATAGAAAAATAAGATTATAGCATGCTTTGGCTTTTTTAGCTTTCATTTACTGGAAAAAGCGATGGAGTGTAACCAAAAACTCCAGATTACAGATGCCAATTTTCACTGATGATTCATAGTAAGTTGCGCAATGTTACAATAATAGTAATATTGATCTGAGATTATGATCGTGCAGTAGATAGAAG
Coding sequences within it:
- a CDS encoding urocanate hydratase, giving the protein MSYDAPYTLRLTAADVPAAQPAFAAEIRRAPKRTAKLSASDIRLALQNALRYVPNEFHEELAAEFLEELLTRGRIYGYRFRPEGQIRGKAIDEYHGQCIEGKAFQVMIDNNLDFATALYPYELVTYGETGQVCQNWMQYRLIKKYLAELTQSSTLVME
- a CDS encoding GNAT family N-acetyltransferase, translated to MDMIIRRAKWDDLEAACVVEGAAIKGAQYLSLVADEFINDPIGELSVAEVDGKIVGVGKFTVLYDGGAWLETLRVDPNYQGRGIGKAFYNRFFENAARLGITRMGMYTGFTNQVSKGLALRYGFTVTGQYRGANLAITAQTAVDETVAADFRLLNEDEAEQQLAGMAEKWNGHMVMNRTFYPMNAGLYRGLARENKVFYDEKGDNLVVLGARFIPQQALHIGLYRGDAKKCLEFAKIEAKKRQVPKLTIMFPPQAADVQQAVLEAGFTLEGGDCIVCEWYAK
- the coaD gene encoding pantetheine-phosphate adenylyltransferase encodes the protein MKKHIAMYPGTFDPITNGHLDIIQRSCKLFDEVYVTILLHPTKKTLFTLEERLALMRQAITDMPQVKVTYYTGLTVDYCREIGSEVIIRGLRAMMDFEYEFQIAAANQYLDDDIEMCFLMTHQNFGFVSSSTVKEIASYGGKLDGLVPLCVAKALYKKYGIVRQ
- a CDS encoding DUF1904 domain-containing protein; its protein translation is MPTLIFKGIKQEELQVLAKPLVNKLTEVIQCRKEILTLQWQPAVFFDAEGQIVSKPYVDVHWFVRPQEVQDQTAKTIVEMIKTLGYEKVKVNFTIMDRNGYYDL
- a CDS encoding Zn-dependent hydrolase, which gives rise to MKSMVSIERIENDLQNLRQFGKTEQDGVTRLPFTAEDKAARAYLLQAMQAAGLQVHLDSASNVVGHWQGLQPELPVLLIGSHYDTVINGGAYDGILGVVCGLEVVRALRDAGIQPQRSLQLIAFNDEEGVRFKRGFSGSLALIGQLSEAELYSGKDMNGISQAELMLQQGFVPQQIASAQRQTEEIFAYLELHIEQGPVLDQIGLDIGVVTAIVGTTRYFVEINGQADHAGTTPMTMRKDALAAAAAVIAKVPGYAGLADPNGVATVGYLKVEPCAVNVVPAKVIFSLDIRSQNVEAKAMVAARILQEVEQVCGDQLQHQVTLTMAEEPVAMDAHLQDVIEQAARQNGYTVQRMVSGAGHDAQIVARICPVAMIFVPSQGGRSHCAVEYTSPEAIAKGAQVLLDSVIQLTK
- a CDS encoding Gx transporter family protein; protein product: MTTKQLIRLGLCLSLSLALHMVEQMLPLPALPFPGAKLGFANLINLAALFWFPFGQSVLLIMLRCLLASFFGGGFSAFLFSSSGALLSFGVMWWLANRFAPSFSLPAISVAGAVAHNVAQMILSMLLMQTFGLLIYLPVLILMGSISGLAIGFTALFLLRSLQKSGRMPNYKEQLLPLLR
- a CDS encoding FAD:protein FMN transferase — its product is MPMKIKTKLLLLLLLIALLCGCNQVSAEPYEFTGFAFGGLIQIKLYGETKNSKAAGDALMQQFQNLETLMSVNLTESELLTVNRQAGLAPVKVSEQTMAVLQKALTVAGASNGAFNPAIGPLVKLWQIGFGGAHRPAEAEIVAALPLLDYRDIVVNAAESTVFLSKAGMGLDFGAIAKGFAADQAFRILAEYQIDSALISINGNLLTVGEKPNHIAWKAAIADPRGTVNDYVGILPLTDSTISTSGDYERYFEQDGVRYHHLLDSKTGYPAASDLISASMICRDGALADALSTAVFVLGKDAGLTLLQHYPEVGYVLIDQAKNITLSSGLSNSFELTNPAYRLNK
- a CDS encoding peptidase M14 family protein, which translates into the protein MSHAKITCPTSFFGHQPGAARQLIRWEKIVEYFEQIAKETDRMILQNVGPSTEGNPFLVAYISAPENLARLEEYRQINLKLTDPRGLEQAAIDQLVQEGKAIVVQTMSLHASEVGGTQMAPELAYDLLTAETEEGLRILKEVIFIMVPCFNPDGQIMVTDWYNKYLGTEYEGCGMPWLYHKYCGHDNNRDAFAWNLIESRYVGEILFKNWHPQAFQDHHHMGSYGARIYIAPYSDPIHPNPDPLVWNELRMYGSHMAYRLEEEGKQGVLTGGQFPGWAHMGFHWFTNHHNIAGMLTESASCKTATPLYISPEQLEGAKDRVFPEYQQQVNFVHPWPGGWWTLRDIVEQQKVTAWALLDCAARNKDIILRNSVKKAQRQTALGASEKPYGFIIPMDKQNDKVTAQKLVRVLEQQGIELHLADETISSGDLSAAAGSIVVFTAQPKRAAIRTLLARTFYNDNWFCKRVDGRSNVYDTTTDTYAEFMGVTVLEAEKPILGKTHKIEKLVPLQGKVADAKKIEAYAFKANYNDSFILANMLLAQGFPVWRSGCCGNFLTVPEAKEVLQAGAAKFGFEVSVFPHSLAETEKMEYKPVRLAIYKRYLGGAMDEGWTRLVMEQFQFPFITIMDQDLRQGNLIEKYDVIYIPADRKEMLTDVTKEAAFGRMRQYMGAIPEEYISGIKAEGIQALQEFVKAGGRVVAQAGSCDWLVKAFDLGLKNVVDGKTMDEFFTNGATLRTIHLANPINWGMPEVGYTLNFDSPAYVITDNKHAENYQVLAKYPERDILQSGLLYGGDLIAGKAAAVRVIYGEGDLILLGYNAQYRAQTDGTYKPFFNSLMKVK
- a CDS encoding branched-chain amino acid aminotransferase; translated protein: MDIKITRTTNPKVRPDESKLGFGKLFTDHMFLLDYNEEEGWHDPRIVPYGPIAMDPASMVLHYAQETFEGLKAYRRADGRIQLFRPEANAARMERSNLRIAMPPVPKADFLQAVRALVKVDQDWVPRLPETSLYIRPFCYATQASVSVSASKTYQFIVLLSPSGSYYPEGVNPVRIFVEDEFVRSVKGGTGEAKTGGNYAASIIGQVKAKKLGYSQVLWLDGIHRKFVEEVGTTNIIFKIHGEIITPPLDGTILPGITRDSALTLMRHWGLKVSERQLSIDEIVQAYDAGQLDEVFAVGTAAVVSPVGELFYKGKKMIINNFKNGEIAQKVYDTLTGIQWGRIPDEFGWTQIVD